CCGATCGACAACGTATCAGATTCGATCCGTTAACGATtgagcttttttctttttttggtgggACGCGATTTAACGCTGCACTTTACTAATTGCAATCGGAGGAAGCGAGAAACGGCTCCCGTCGGTGACTCCGTTTGCGTCCGTGTCCAACGAATTACTAGGcgtttcttcttttttagttctttttacTCGTAATTTCGTAAAGCACACTATTCTACACTTATTCTGTATGATAAGAttgcaaaataattataaaaaaaatgtaaatctataattattttttactttacatattaacataacaaattaattaattaattaatttgttttcaccACCAACATTTAGaagtgaaaattttatttattttaaggtcAAAATATCAATTATAAATGAGAACGGCTATatatacaaagagattacataaaataaatttataaattaatatgatttgatgggattcgttagatctattttacaataaaaataactttacaatctaatgtactgCATTAAGtaacatcaatttatgagtttacttttatgtaatttttttatgattaaaatatttcccATTATAAATTGCCTTTTTTGTATAGTTCATGATGTAAACATTGTAAAGTAAAATTAAGCGGTGATATACACGTTAAAAAATGCCAGCTTTGATAGTCATGActcctgaattttttttttttttttttaatatctttctaTTGCACCTCTGCCTCAGTAgttgttgaaaaagaaaaagaactgtCAATATAGCATTAATCATAATAATTCTAGAACGGAAAAGGTTAATTTATTGTAAACTCTACATGGGAGTTTCATTGTCATAATATTTTCTCTAGCTcgggaaacaaaaagaaaatgacctAGAAAAACAGCTTTTTCATAGGATTTTGGGTGGGTATTTGGTTGCATTCTTGACAATTTTCTTGGTGGCAGCATCACCAAGATCAATGCCACATATATCAGCCAGCCTGATGAGGTATAGCAGGACATCAGACAGCTCCTCTCCCAGATGCTCCTTATCTGATTCCTCCCAATTTGGCAAACCTCTGTCCACCTCTCCCCTCCATTGGAATATTTCTGATAGCTCTCCCACTTCTCCAACCTACACTTGAGATTTGAAGAGTTTAGAGAATCATAAGGGAAAAGTTTAACATTTTTGTCAAATTACTGAGACCCAAATCAAGAGGAtggtagaaaaagaaaacacgTGTGAGCATTAAGGGATCATGATGGCTCCTGCAAAATAGCATTTCAGATATAAATACTTTGCACATTCAAAAGAAAGAGTGCCCGTCTCTTCAAAGGCCTCTGATCAAATTAGACAGAAAAGATACTTTTGCATGGATGGGACCCGGAAACTAATAGGAGTATTCCTGTAAAAGAGGATTAGCAAGATTTTTGCAATGGAAGCATCGATGAATGAATCAGCATTggatacatatatatgcatgctgaGATTACCATAGCAAGGAGTAGATTCCGGGGACTATGGTACTTCTCCCAATCTCTGGCCTTTGCAAATTCCTCGAGCTTCACTGACAGATCTTTCAGACTGATGTCCGTGGTTTTCTCTTCCGGCACGTCTTCTCCACCATGATTCAGTTTCTTGGAGTGTCTGcatggagagggagaggaggggttcttatatatatatatatatatatatataggtttaaAGAGACCTAAATGCATATTGCTTAAGAAGGAATTTTGTATCTTATATGGCATGAAATTGAGAGAAATTAAGGGATGATAGTGGGAGAAAATACCTTTCTTATGGGTTAATACAGGAGATTCCTCACGGCCGCCACCATGCAAAATGGCCAACTTCAACtcattaaaaattgataaagaaGATTCCATTTTTACCATTCCAAATTGGTTATCTTTGAAACACAGCAACCGAATCCAGCCATAGGGTATAAATTTGCTACCATATACACTCCCACTGTATCAGAATGACTATCTGGGAGTGAGAAATGCCCATCAATGTGAATTGAGGAGATACACGCATTTAGTTATCTAACAACTCATTGATTAGGTGGCTCAATGAGTTGGCCATTTAAGTATAATTACAGTTTCAAATTGCAGCACAGAATGAATTAATAGGTTGATCCTGGAGGAATACTGATTACTGATGGCGCAAAACAAGCACACAACCTCAATCTGGGAAAATATACTATacgttctctctttttttacctttttttgaTACCATTCCTTTTCAATGGCTGCTGCACATGAATGCCCCCCTAGGCAATTTTTTGGTTTATAAAGACAAGCCTGAAAAGTTACTAACTTTGCAACTGCTAATTAGAAAACAGACATATATATGGGCCATGAAATCCATCAGTATACCGACCATATCACGGGCATTCACATCCAAGTCAAATGGAAATATGCctgattcctctctctctctctctctctcctgtgggataatatatagatatactgAAGAATAATTTCTTTTCAGACACTCGTATGCATATCAAAGATTCTAAACGAAGTGCCACACATTCTGTGATTGCTGCATATAAAATATCTAGAATCAAAGAGGACCAGATCATGTCATTCAACTGGACTCAGCAGTGTGTATCATGCAAATGATTGTCATGGCAAATTAGCAGTGCCATACAAAAAAACTATTGTGTAGAAGATATGTTAAGATAGACATtagagaatatttatttttcagattgtGATGAAATTTGGACtaaaggaagggaaaaaagagATCACTATATGGtattgtataaaaagaaaattcatcaCTGTcggatgataaaatataaaatggacTTCTACTTACAGCAGGCATAGATTCTCCACGTTAATGACAGACAGATGATGCCGTAGCTAACCCCACAGGCCatcaaataaagagaaataccTGTGCCTTTTAGCAAGTGGATATGGGCATACCTCAAGCATTAGGCACCAACAAAAGATTTAAGACTTATTTTGATGCAGTAATCGACAGAAATACCCACTTGTTAAAACAGATaccaacaaaattaaattgacaTTAGTGAACTTagtaagatgaatttatatataaaacctTAGTGTCAGGGGATACAATGAGTAAAAATAAGTAATGGCTTAGTCCCACCATGTTTGTGGTATTGTGttttacctaaaaaaaattatatttataagtcggCGTGGAGAACACGCCCTCTACAATgttgatatgaaaatttgattcGTAAAAGAACTCAATTGTATAACTTTAAtgcaaataaaatcttaaaaaatttccTCCCTCGGCTCACGAGTAGGGGCTCTCTTTCCTATCCTTGTATAGGCTTTTAGCAAACTCTATTTTGCTAAATTTCGTTGCTATGAATGATGAATTGGAGCGAATGTATGGAAATCTTTCTCTGACGGAGACTAAGCAGGAAGCTATTCATGTTGAGGCTGAGGTGCTACAGGATAGCATCGTTAGAAGGGAGAAATGTTTGATGGTTCAACTGCTAACAAACCAGTACTATAACAGGGAAGCTTTCAAACAAACATTAAAGAAAATTTGGCTTCTAGTGAAATTTGTGAAGATTCAAGATTTGGATTAAAATTTGCTATTGCTGAATTTGAAGATGTTCGAGATAAAGAGAAGGTCATTCGTGAAGGGTCGTGGTCATTTGATAAGCAATTGGTGTTGGTAAAAAAATTTGATGGATTTCAACAAGTTCATCATATACAATTGACTGAGGCCTCTTTCTGAGTAAGGATTCATGATTTACCATTAATGGCTCGAAATGAGTATATTGGTAAACTAATTGGCAGTGCAATCAGACGGGTTGAGGAAGTGGATCTTGTTAAGGGGGAGATGGCTTGGGGTGAATTCATGAGAGTTTGAGTATGCATGGATATTACCAACCCATTGCTAAGGGGGAAGAAGTTGTGTATTGGATCCAGTATGCCATACTAGGTTCgattttcatatgaaagattGCCGGATTTTTGCTATGGTTGTGGTAAAATAGGACATGGTCTTCGGGAGTGTGAACATGCTTTGAAAGTTTCTGAGAAGGACGGGAATTTTCCATATGATCAATAGTTGCGTGGTGAAGGTCGAGAACGAAGATTTGGGAAAAGTAGGAATGGTGCTACAGGAAAAAAAGTTGTCGGAAACAATCACCGAAGGGGGATGCACAACCACCAATTGGTGGCAAGTTGGTTACAACAGAAAATCAGGAAAATATTATGGATGAATCACACCCAACATTAACCATTATACCAGACGTGAATAGTGGAGGAGATTCAAGGAGCAGATGTGATAATGGACGGATTGCAGTTATGGAAGATTCTTTGCGGGAATCATGAGATTTACGGTTAAACAAGGAATTTCGAACGAAGGTTAGAGATGAGGACCTGGATGGTACGATGGTCCAACGTAGCAGTAAGGAGGTTATGGGCCAGGAGAATGTGGGCTTGGTAGATGGGCAGTAGATAGAAGGTTGGCCTGACAAAACTATTGTAGGCCCATGCAAATGGAAAAGGAAACTGAAGAAAGTCTCTGCTAATCCGTCAAACAGAAAGAGGGTGTTGGTGCAGAGAAGAGGAAATTGTTGAGTCTAAAGGTGGAAAGGGAGACAAAGTTGGATTTTCATGGCTGGCGAATCCAGCCCTGCCGACAGCCATGAAAATCCTTTGTTGGAATTCCTGTGGGCTTGGGAACCACAAGAAATTCAATCCCTTCGCAATTTGATCAAGAAGGAAAATCCTGACCTAGCATTCCTCCAGGAGACGAAGTTAAATGCACGAGCTTTGGAAAAATGCGAGTTTAGTATAGGTTTTGTTAACTGTCTTTCGATTGATTGTATTGGGTGAAGTGGAGGTTTAGCTTTGCTTTGGAAGAAGGAAATAAATCTGTTTGTTGAATCTTTCAGTAGATTTCATATTGATGCAGTGATTAGAGATGGTCATCAAATGAAtggttttttatgaaaatttatgggaACCCTGATACAGCTTGTAGAGCTCAAACATGGAATTTGATTAGGTCCTTAAATCGGGGGGAAGGATATCCTTAGTTGTTATGTGGGGATTTCAATGAG
Above is a genomic segment from Juglans microcarpa x Juglans regia isolate MS1-56 chromosome 1D, Jm3101_v1.0, whole genome shotgun sequence containing:
- the LOC121248994 gene encoding dCTP pyrophosphatase 1-like — protein: MHLGLFKPIYIYIYIYKNPSSPSPCRHSKKLNHGGEDVPEEKTTDISLKDLSVKLEEFAKARDWEKYHSPRNLLLAMVGEVGELSEIFQWRGEVDRGLPNWEESDKEHLGEELSDVLLYLIRLADICGIDLGDAATKKIVKNATKYPPKIL